From a single Candidatus Tanganyikabacteria bacterium genomic region:
- a CDS encoding helix-turn-helix transcriptional regulator — MPRRNLPDRERKPPPGHSRVAPAIGAYIRLQRRKNRLRQDELAALAGVGVRFVGEVEAGKATARLNSLEALLAVFGKTLAIVDAREEVTDDA, encoded by the coding sequence ATGCCAAGGCGCAATCTCCCCGATCGGGAGCGAAAACCCCCGCCCGGACATTCCCGGGTCGCGCCGGCCATCGGCGCGTATATCAGGCTGCAACGTCGCAAGAATCGCCTGAGACAAGACGAGCTTGCCGCCCTTGCGGGTGTGGGCGTTCGCTTCGTCGGCGAGGTCGAGGCCGGGAAGGCCACGGCGCGCTTGAACTCGCTCGAAGCTCTCCTGGCCGTGTTCGGGAAGACGCTCGCCATCGTCGACGCGCGCGAAGAGGTCACAGATGACGCGTAG
- a CDS encoding HipA N-terminal domain-containing protein: MTRRAEIRLDGKRAGVLEELPEGSRFVYDDAYLELQGAQPVALTLPLRREPFESRALNPFFANLLPEGWLLELSSASHKISKDDAFGLLLASCKDCAGAVEVLPIEG; this comes from the coding sequence ATGACGCGTAGGGCCGAGATCCGCCTTGACGGCAAGAGAGCGGGTGTCCTGGAGGAGTTGCCCGAGGGCTCGCGCTTCGTCTACGACGACGCATACCTGGAGTTGCAGGGTGCGCAACCCGTCGCGCTGACCTTGCCCCTCAGGCGCGAGCCGTTCGAGTCGAGAGCCCTCAATCCGTTCTTCGCGAACCTCCTCCCCGAAGGCTGGCTGCTGGAGCTGTCTTCCGCCTCTCATAAGATCTCGAAGGACGACGCCTTCGGCCTCCTCCTGGCATCATGCAAGGACTGCGCGGGCGCGGTCGAAGTGCTGCCGATCGAAGGGTGA
- a CDS encoding HipA domain-containing protein, with amino-acid sequence MNETVACLICLRPSAEAYHARCLKALLATTKLPVVAIAIGEMEVLGMQMVRHTCFSGVQRKLSVSPSDDRAAIVPANPGRYILKPQSRIFPAVPENEHLTMRLAEHAGVATPPNGLFRMRDGSFCYIVKRFDRTADGRKFKLEDFCQLADLPPRDKYSGSAERCAQLVRRYGASPLLELARFYRLVLFSWWTGNEDLHRKNLALLEAEPGEYRLSPAFDLVSSALYLPDRELALPVQGKDRHVTRRDWLEFGKTCGLPERAVAGIHDEVIATHPIALELLGASPLPPDLAERYAAILDDRTARLRGSPPDR; translated from the coding sequence GTGAACGAGACGGTCGCGTGCCTGATCTGCCTTCGCCCTTCCGCGGAGGCCTACCACGCCAGATGCTTGAAGGCCCTTCTGGCCACCACGAAACTTCCCGTCGTCGCCATCGCCATCGGAGAGATGGAGGTGCTGGGAATGCAGATGGTCCGCCATACCTGCTTTTCCGGAGTGCAGCGCAAACTATCCGTCTCCCCGTCCGACGACCGTGCCGCCATCGTCCCGGCCAATCCGGGTCGCTATATCTTGAAGCCGCAGTCCCGGATCTTTCCGGCCGTTCCGGAAAACGAGCACCTGACGATGCGTCTGGCCGAGCACGCCGGTGTTGCCACGCCACCAAACGGCCTGTTCCGTATGCGAGACGGGAGCTTCTGCTACATCGTCAAGCGGTTCGACCGTACCGCGGACGGCCGCAAGTTCAAGCTGGAGGACTTCTGCCAGCTTGCCGACCTGCCCCCCAGAGACAAGTATTCAGGGTCGGCGGAGCGTTGCGCGCAGCTCGTGAGGCGGTACGGGGCCTCACCGCTCCTGGAACTGGCGCGTTTCTACCGCCTCGTCTTGTTCTCCTGGTGGACCGGCAACGAGGATCTGCATCGGAAGAACCTTGCGCTGCTCGAGGCGGAGCCGGGGGAATACCGGCTGTCCCCGGCTTTCGACCTGGTTTCGAGCGCGCTCTACCTGCCCGACCGCGAGCTTGCGCTGCCCGTTCAGGGGAAGGACCGGCACGTCACCCGCCGGGACTGGCTCGAGTTCGGCAAGACATGCGGCCTCCCGGAACGGGCGGTGGCCGGCATCCATGATGAAGTGATCGCCACCCACCCGATTGCGCTGGAGCTTCTGGGAGCCTCACCGCTTCCGCCCGATCTCGCCGAGCGCTACGCCGCGATCCTCGACGACCGGACCGCGCGCTTGAGGGGCTCGCCCCCGGATCGGTGA
- the clpA gene encoding ATP-dependent Clp protease ATP-binding subunit ClpA: protein MTLTVDLQSTLQAAFAEAGRRRHEYVLLEHVLFALTGNRKGAKMLRALGVDLRGLQRELDQFFAESVEALPERAKVQPEPTPTFERVLQRAASQLQGAGRDTVDVGHVLAGFFHEPASHAVYLLERHGVRRLDVLEYVSHGIGKDGVSGEPIAAGDRDEEDDEGAGGEPTRKSSLETFATDLTRRAAEGALDPLIGRQTEIERTIQVLCRRRKNNPIYVGDPGVGKTAIVEGLALRIAEGQVPAALAGARIYAVDMGSLVAGTRFRGEFEARLKRILAELRQQPGAILFIDEIHTIYGAGATGTGTLDASNMLKPALADGTLKCIGSTTFGDYRSVFEKDRALARRFQKIDVLEPTADETLGIIEGLKKRYEEHHGVVYGAKALRAAVDLAATHLRESRLPDKAIDVIDEAGAMVRLRGAEPGTRVTVADIEGVVAKMACIPPRTVSTSDRDRLFNLETELKAVIFGQDEPIANLVSAIKLARSGLGAPEKPIGSFLFSGPTGVGKTELARQLARTLGVEFLRFDMSEYMEKHTVSRLIGAPPGYVGFDQGGLLTDAIRKTPHAVLVLDEIEKAHPDVFNVLLQVMDHATLTDNNGRKADFRNVILIMTTNAGAQVLSREALGFGARDLPGRDKAEIERTFSPEFRNRLDAWITFASLSPATIDRIVDKFVGETQAQLAAKQVAMSLTDEARAYLRDKGYDKVFGARAMGRVIQAELKRPLADAILFGDLAHGGSVDVSLAEADGLAFAYHPAPPPDPADEEDGG from the coding sequence ATGACACTTACGGTCGATCTCCAATCCACGCTGCAGGCGGCGTTTGCCGAGGCCGGCCGGCGCCGGCACGAGTACGTGCTGCTTGAGCACGTACTCTTCGCGCTGACCGGAAATCGCAAGGGCGCGAAGATGCTGCGGGCGCTCGGCGTCGACCTCCGGGGCCTGCAGCGAGAACTCGACCAGTTCTTCGCCGAGAGCGTCGAGGCGTTGCCCGAGCGCGCCAAGGTGCAACCCGAGCCCACGCCGACCTTCGAGCGCGTCCTGCAGCGGGCCGCCAGCCAGTTGCAGGGCGCGGGCCGCGACACGGTGGACGTCGGCCACGTGCTGGCCGGCTTCTTCCACGAGCCCGCAAGCCACGCGGTGTACCTGCTCGAGCGGCACGGCGTGCGGCGCCTCGACGTCCTCGAGTACGTCTCCCACGGCATCGGCAAGGATGGCGTGTCGGGCGAGCCGATCGCCGCCGGCGACCGGGACGAGGAGGATGACGAGGGCGCGGGCGGCGAGCCGACCCGGAAGAGCTCACTCGAGACGTTCGCGACCGATCTCACGCGCCGCGCCGCCGAGGGCGCCCTCGATCCCCTCATCGGCCGCCAGACCGAGATCGAGCGGACCATCCAGGTCCTGTGCCGGCGCCGCAAGAACAACCCCATCTACGTCGGCGACCCCGGCGTGGGCAAGACGGCCATCGTCGAGGGCCTCGCCCTGCGCATCGCCGAGGGCCAGGTTCCGGCCGCCCTCGCCGGCGCACGGATCTACGCGGTGGACATGGGATCGCTCGTCGCGGGCACGCGCTTCCGCGGGGAGTTCGAAGCGCGCCTCAAGCGCATCCTGGCCGAACTGCGCCAGCAACCCGGTGCCATCCTCTTCATCGACGAAATCCACACCATTTACGGCGCCGGCGCGACGGGCACCGGCACGCTGGACGCGTCCAACATGCTCAAGCCGGCTCTGGCCGACGGCACCCTGAAGTGCATCGGCTCGACGACCTTCGGCGATTACCGGTCGGTCTTCGAGAAGGATCGGGCGCTCGCCCGGCGGTTCCAGAAGATCGACGTCCTCGAGCCGACCGCGGACGAGACCCTCGGCATCATCGAGGGCCTCAAGAAGCGCTACGAAGAGCACCACGGCGTCGTGTACGGGGCGAAGGCGTTGCGCGCGGCCGTCGACCTGGCCGCGACGCACCTCCGGGAGAGCCGCCTGCCCGACAAGGCCATCGACGTCATCGACGAGGCGGGCGCCATGGTGCGGTTGCGCGGGGCGGAACCGGGCACGCGCGTCACGGTCGCCGACATCGAGGGCGTGGTGGCGAAGATGGCCTGCATTCCGCCCCGGACGGTCTCGACCTCCGATCGCGACAGGCTGTTCAACCTCGAAACCGAGCTCAAGGCGGTGATCTTCGGGCAGGACGAGCCCATCGCGAACCTGGTGTCGGCCATCAAACTGGCGCGATCCGGCCTGGGGGCGCCGGAGAAGCCCATCGGGTCCTTCCTGTTCTCGGGCCCGACGGGTGTGGGCAAGACCGAACTCGCCAGGCAACTGGCGCGGACGCTGGGCGTCGAGTTCCTGCGCTTCGACATGAGCGAGTACATGGAAAAGCACACGGTCTCGCGCCTCATCGGCGCGCCGCCTGGCTACGTGGGCTTCGATCAGGGCGGCCTGCTGACGGACGCGATCCGCAAGACACCGCACGCGGTACTGGTCCTAGACGAGATCGAGAAGGCCCATCCCGACGTGTTCAACGTGCTCCTGCAGGTCATGGACCACGCGACGCTCACGGACAACAACGGGCGCAAGGCGGACTTTCGCAACGTGATACTCATCATGACGACCAACGCGGGCGCGCAGGTGCTGAGCCGCGAGGCCCTGGGTTTCGGCGCCCGGGATCTGCCCGGCCGCGACAAGGCCGAAATCGAGCGCACTTTCAGCCCCGAGTTCCGCAATCGGCTGGACGCCTGGATCACGTTCGCGTCGCTCAGCCCGGCGACGATCGACCGCATCGTCGACAAGTTCGTCGGGGAGACCCAGGCGCAACTGGCGGCCAAACAGGTCGCCATGTCCCTGACCGACGAGGCCCGGGCCTACCTGCGCGACAAGGGCTACGACAAGGTATTCGGCGCCCGCGCCATGGGCCGCGTGATACAGGCCGAGCTCAAGCGGCCCCTGGCCGACGCCATCCTCTTCGGGGACCTCGCTCACGGCGGGTCGGTCGACGTCTCGCTCGCCGAGGCTGACGGGCTGGCATTCGCGTACCACCCGGCGCCGCCCCCCGATCCGGCGGACGAGGAGGACGGCGGGTAG
- a CDS encoding ATP-dependent Clp protease adaptor ClpS: MFDQQAEGGAVTESRRDVRRPPLYKVVLHNDDFTTQEFVVLILERIFHHDPGAAWHIMMHVHRRGSGIAGLFPYEIAEAKVARVHDLARAHDFPLKCSIEEE, translated from the coding sequence CTGTTCGATCAGCAGGCGGAAGGCGGCGCCGTCACCGAGTCCCGCCGGGACGTCCGACGGCCGCCCCTCTACAAGGTCGTCCTGCACAACGACGACTTCACCACCCAGGAATTCGTGGTTTTGATCCTGGAGCGCATCTTCCACCACGATCCCGGCGCCGCCTGGCACATCATGATGCATGTGCACCGGCGCGGAAGCGGCATCGCGGGACTCTTCCCCTACGAGATCGCCGAGGCCAAGGTGGCGCGGGTGCACGATCTGGCGCGTGCCCACGACTTCCCGCTGAAATGCTCCATCGAAGAAGAGTGA